In the Flavisolibacter tropicus genome, one interval contains:
- a CDS encoding pyridoxal phosphate-dependent aminotransferase: protein MKLSHLSHTLIGSEIVKLGGEIRERIRQGETIYNFTVGDFDPKIFPIPQELEDAIVEAYRQHFTNYPLGEGNLDLREAVASYSKTFQGLEYSTDEILVASGGRPLIYALYRAICDKGDKIIYAVPSWNNNHYVHFVEGEHTVVEATAENNFMPTADDLRPHIQTATFLALCSPQNPTGTTFRKEELKAICDLVVEENKRRGDSEKKLYVMYDQMYWQLTYDGIEHYDPVTLNPEMRPYTVFIDAISKVFAATGVRVGWSMGPASILNKMKAILSHVGAWAPMAEQKAVAKYLLQTDNIKSYLAHFKKEVEERLRRIYTGFIDLKQEGFPVDAVAPEAAIYLTIKIDLAGRKLKDGTVLSTQADVTSYVLQAAGLAVVPFYAFGASNNSPWYRLSVGTCKKEEIDLMLNKLGTALREVQ, encoded by the coding sequence ATGAAACTATCGCATCTTTCTCATACCTTGATTGGTTCTGAAATAGTAAAGCTTGGTGGTGAAATCCGTGAACGTATTCGCCAGGGCGAAACGATTTACAATTTTACAGTTGGTGATTTTGACCCCAAGATTTTCCCCATTCCACAGGAACTGGAAGATGCTATTGTTGAGGCCTACCGCCAGCATTTTACCAACTATCCCTTAGGTGAGGGTAACCTGGACCTGCGTGAGGCTGTTGCATCTTACTCAAAAACGTTCCAGGGACTAGAATATAGTACAGATGAGATCCTGGTGGCTTCCGGCGGTCGCCCATTGATCTATGCTTTATATCGCGCCATTTGTGACAAAGGCGACAAGATTATTTATGCGGTGCCTTCGTGGAATAACAACCACTATGTACATTTTGTAGAAGGTGAGCATACAGTAGTAGAGGCTACAGCAGAGAACAACTTTATGCCTACAGCCGATGACTTGCGTCCACACATTCAAACGGCTACTTTCCTGGCCTTGTGTTCTCCTCAAAACCCAACCGGCACTACCTTCCGTAAAGAAGAGCTGAAAGCTATCTGTGACCTGGTAGTGGAAGAAAACAAACGCCGCGGTGATAGTGAGAAAAAGCTCTATGTTATGTACGACCAGATGTACTGGCAGCTGACCTACGATGGTATTGAGCATTACGATCCGGTAACGCTTAACCCAGAGATGCGCCCTTATACTGTATTTATTGATGCCATCAGTAAAGTATTTGCTGCTACCGGTGTGCGCGTGGGTTGGTCAATGGGGCCTGCCAGTATTTTAAATAAAATGAAGGCCATTCTTTCGCACGTAGGCGCCTGGGCTCCTATGGCTGAGCAGAAAGCGGTTGCTAAATACCTGCTGCAGACCGACAATATCAAGTCTTACCTGGCGCACTTTAAAAAAGAAGTAGAAGAGCGCTTACGCCGTATTTATACCGGCTTTATAGACTTAAAGCAAGAAGGTTTCCCTGTTGATGCCGTAGCACCAGAAGCAGCTATCTACCTGACCATCAAAATAGATCTGGCTGGCAGAAAGCTGAAAGATGGTACCGTACTGTCTACACAAGCCGATGTAACCTCTTATGTATTACAAGCTGCTGGCTTGGCCGTAGTACCATTCTACGCCTTTGGTGCTTCCAATAACTCACCTTGGTACCGCCTTAGCGTAGGTACTTGTAAGAAAGAAGAGATCGACCTGATGTTAAACAAACTGGGAACCGCCCTGCGTGAAGTACAGTAA
- the yiaA gene encoding inner membrane protein YiaA — MEQKQIGQPSAAFIGASWMALIIGVTAFIIGLWNAEMELNEKGYYFTVLMFGLFSAISVQKAVRDQMEGIPVTNLYYGISWFATVLAIILLTVGLWNATLTKSEKGFYAMAFTLSLFAAIAVQKNTRDMKLFEQNNEHLHS; from the coding sequence ATGGAACAAAAACAAATTGGACAACCCTCTGCAGCCTTTATTGGTGCCTCATGGATGGCGCTAATCATTGGCGTTACTGCTTTTATCATTGGTCTATGGAACGCAGAAATGGAACTGAATGAAAAGGGATATTATTTCACTGTATTAATGTTTGGTTTATTTTCTGCCATCTCTGTACAAAAAGCGGTACGGGACCAAATGGAGGGGATACCGGTAACGAATCTCTATTATGGTATTTCATGGTTTGCCACCGTTTTAGCGATCATACTACTCACCGTTGGCCTATGGAACGCAACACTTACCAAAAGCGAAAAAGGTTTTTATGCAATGGCTTTTACCCTCAGCCTGTTCGCTGCTATTGCTGTTCAGAAAAATACAAGAGACATGAAATTATTTGAACAAAATAATGAGCACCTTCATAGTTGA
- a CDS encoding GNAT family N-acetyltransferase, whose protein sequence is MHIKRINHTEHHLVVDLFDQYRVFYNQPSDKKLADNYILQRLENNESAIFVALENVDGNVVPVGFTQLYPTYSSVRAVKNWILNDLYVDADHRKKGIGEKLIQAAMEFAKADNATYVQLETATDNHNAQRLYETIGFVKQQPEEGFFVYRITL, encoded by the coding sequence ATGCACATCAAGAGAATCAATCACACGGAACATCATTTAGTAGTAGACCTCTTTGACCAATACCGCGTCTTTTACAACCAACCATCCGATAAGAAATTAGCAGACAACTATATTCTACAACGTTTAGAGAACAACGAGTCTGCCATTTTTGTAGCGTTAGAAAATGTAGACGGCAATGTGGTTCCTGTTGGCTTTACACAACTCTATCCTACGTATTCATCTGTACGCGCCGTAAAGAATTGGATCTTAAACGACCTGTATGTAGACGCTGATCACAGAAAGAAAGGAATAGGCGAAAAGCTGATTCAAGCCGCTATGGAGTTTGCCAAAGCTGACAATGCTACGTATGTTCAACTGGAAACAGCCACAGACAATCATAACGCCCAACGCCTTTATGAAACAATTGGTTTTGTAAAGCAACAGCCAGAAGAAGGCTTTTTTGTTTATCGGATAACACTTTAA
- a CDS encoding glycosyltransferase: MSTNFSSVKPRVLVAPLDWGLGHATRCIPIINTLLTNNCDVWLAGEGKTLTLLQQEFPQLPCIPLKGYNIYYGKTKWEVYGKLLLQIPKILDAIHQENEWLEEAIDRHQIDAVISDNRYGLYCDRIPSVFITHQLLIKTNLGEKADRFLQKFNYHFVNDYTACWVPDVEDEIINLAGELSHPAVKPKVPVHYIGPLSRFQGAEDHQTGKHLLFLLSGPEPQRSLLEEKLLAQASQYDGPVLLVRGLPGEGAATITAPANVTVVNHLSAADLEQAIKEATYVVARCGYSTVMDLMALEKKSILIPTPGQTEQEYLATHLTTQGKALCIEQEQFDLTAALALAEEFNYYFSEPVTSTLLEQAVTMFVQQVVAQKEKLEEKSL, from the coding sequence ATGAGTACCAATTTTTCTTCGGTGAAGCCACGCGTTTTGGTGGCGCCACTTGACTGGGGTCTAGGCCACGCCACACGCTGCATTCCGATCATCAATACATTACTAACAAATAATTGTGATGTATGGCTGGCGGGAGAAGGCAAAACACTCACGCTTTTGCAACAGGAGTTCCCTCAATTGCCTTGTATCCCCCTAAAGGGTTACAACATTTACTATGGCAAAACGAAATGGGAAGTATATGGCAAACTGCTATTACAAATACCAAAGATCCTGGATGCCATTCACCAGGAAAACGAATGGTTAGAAGAGGCCATAGATCGCCATCAAATAGATGCAGTGATCTCCGACAACCGCTATGGTTTGTATTGCGATCGCATTCCTTCCGTTTTTATCACACACCAACTATTAATTAAAACCAACCTGGGCGAGAAGGCCGATCGCTTTCTGCAAAAGTTCAATTACCATTTTGTAAACGACTATACAGCTTGCTGGGTGCCCGATGTGGAAGATGAAATCATTAACCTGGCGGGCGAATTATCGCACCCGGCCGTAAAGCCCAAAGTGCCCGTACACTATATCGGGCCTTTATCACGCTTTCAAGGTGCGGAGGATCACCAAACAGGCAAGCACTTATTGTTCTTACTCTCTGGACCAGAACCGCAGCGTTCTTTATTAGAAGAGAAACTGTTAGCGCAAGCAAGCCAATATGACGGTCCTGTTTTATTGGTAAGAGGACTACCTGGCGAAGGGGCTGCTACTATTACCGCACCGGCCAATGTTACGGTTGTAAATCACCTTTCGGCTGCCGATCTGGAACAAGCGATTAAAGAAGCCACCTATGTAGTAGCTCGTTGTGGCTATAGCACCGTGATGGATTTGATGGCACTGGAAAAGAAAAGCATTCTTATCCCCACACCCGGACAAACCGAACAAGAATACCTGGCCACGCACCTAACCACGCAAGGCAAGGCGCTTTGTATAGAGCAGGAGCAGTTTGATTTGACAGCCGCCTTGGCATTGGCAGAAGAGTTCAATTACTATTTCTCTGAGCCCGTTACCAGTACTTTGCTAGAACAAGCGGTGACAATGTTTGTGCAGCAGGTAGTTGCTCAAAAAGAAAAGCTGGAAGAGAAGAGTTTGTAA
- a CDS encoding GIY-YIG nuclease family protein, with protein MPKLTSYSVYMLSNVHRSVFYVGVTSDLMRRIWQHKSGEGGKFTSSYKCHLLLYYEAYAHISRAIEREKNLKNWHREWKINLIKQENPEMKDLAADWYN; from the coding sequence ATGCCCAAACTAACAAGCTATTCGGTTTACATGCTAAGTAATGTGCATCGAAGCGTATTCTATGTTGGTGTCACCTCTGATCTAATGCGCAGAATATGGCAGCACAAAAGCGGTGAAGGCGGAAAGTTTACGTCCAGTTACAAGTGCCACCTCCTTCTCTACTACGAAGCGTATGCTCATATCAGCCGGGCCATTGAGAGGGAAAAGAACCTAAAGAACTGGCACCGAGAGTGGAAGATCAATCTAATCAAGCAGGAAAACCCCGAAATGAAAGACCTGGCAGCTGACTGGTATAATTAA
- a CDS encoding Crp/Fnr family transcriptional regulator gives MQECLHEVVLSKNQFLVTEGKICRQLYFLQQGALRGSYNLEGKTVTHWFAFEDDFVTSFHSFITQEPAVENIQLLEDSILWSISKDNLSRLMKQYHEIETFVRTAYEKYYIRLEERFVNAQFKTATERYQELLQQRPHIIERVPLGFIASYLGISQETLSRIRSRY, from the coding sequence TTGCAGGAATGTCTGCACGAAGTAGTGCTTTCCAAAAATCAATTCCTGGTCACAGAAGGAAAGATCTGCCGGCAGTTGTACTTTTTACAACAAGGTGCCCTGCGCGGTTCTTACAACCTGGAAGGCAAAACTGTCACACACTGGTTTGCCTTCGAAGATGATTTTGTTACTTCTTTTCACAGCTTTATTACTCAAGAGCCAGCTGTAGAAAACATACAGCTCTTAGAAGATAGTATCCTTTGGTCTATTTCTAAAGACAACCTGTCGCGCCTGATGAAACAATACCATGAAATAGAAACCTTCGTAAGAACGGCGTATGAAAAATATTATATCCGCCTGGAAGAGCGCTTTGTAAACGCGCAGTTTAAAACCGCCACAGAGCGTTACCAGGAGCTATTGCAGCAAAGACCCCATATTATAGAGCGTGTGCCGCTTGGCTTTATTGCTTCCTACCTGGGTATTAGCCAGGAAACACTCAGTCGCATTCGCAGCCGGTATTAA